Proteins from one Desmodus rotundus isolate HL8 chromosome 9, HLdesRot8A.1, whole genome shotgun sequence genomic window:
- the LOC112301417 gene encoding LOW QUALITY PROTEIN: methyl-CpG-binding domain protein 3-like 2B (The sequence of the model RefSeq protein was modified relative to this genomic sequence to represent the inferred CDS: deleted 1 base in 1 codon) codes for MSDYLLMGLSTPFLYKRGIRGKSHFIFQQAQALWTSGVGQQDNSAAMGEPASFWTTSHHPILRTLKRNMMPQTLQKKRQLLSKAKCRRRERSELPKRLTSCIFKRPVTRIVSHPGNEVRFKEQEKTLEKPQQVCAYRRLQGLQACSSEGEPLSTLDVMNIMNIIARRSAGGSLGRAGPGSLGTSPEPTTAWSSDWAEMIPGAGLCVPQLLCRQPVTRADIQRQTRKVKKARERLAAALREDRLAREAERARSPEGCCEN; via the exons ATGTCGGATTATCTGCTGATGGGATTATCCACTCCCTTCCTCTATAAAAGGGGAATCAGAGGCAAAAGTCACTTCATTTTTCAGCAAGCC CAGGCTCTCTGgacctcaggagtgggtcagcaAGACAACTCTGCAGCCATGGGGGAACCTGCCTCTTTCTGGACCACAAGCCACCACCCTATTCTG AGAACCCTCAAAAGAAATATGATGCCCCAGACTCTACAGAAGAAGAGACAACTTTTATCAAAGGCGAAGTGCAGACGTCGTGAAAGGTCTGAACTTCCTAAGAGGCTGACCAGCTGCATTTTCAAGAGGCCAGTCACAAGGATAGTTTCCCATCCTGGCAATGAGGTCAGGTTCAAGGAGCAAGAGAAGACCTTGGAGAAGCCCCAGCAAGTCTGTGCGTACAGGAGACTGCAGGGGCTCCAGGCCTGCAGCAGTGAAGGGGAGCCTTTAAGTACATTGGACGTCATGAATATCATGAATATAATTGCACGGAGAAGTGCAGGTGGATCCCTGGGCCGTGCTGGCCCTGGGTCTCTAGGCACCAGTCCGGAGCCCACCACCGCGTGGTCTTCAGATTGGGCCGAGATGATCCCAGGGGCAGGGCTCTGTGTCCCACAGCTTCTCTGCAGACAACCGGTTACCCGCGCAGATATCCAGAGACAGACTCggaaagtgaaaaaagcaagagagagacTGGCTGCAGCCTTGAGGGAAGACAGGTtggccagggaggcagagagagccaGGAGCCCAGAAGGATGTTGtgaaaactga